From a region of the Gossypium raimondii isolate GPD5lz chromosome 10, ASM2569854v1, whole genome shotgun sequence genome:
- the LOC105777517 gene encoding mRNA cap guanine-N7 methyltransferase 2 → MSGYPVPVPVPVPRAESIHHKLYEFAKTALIKIFVHPYATVCDLYCGGGADAEKWDGAQISHYVGIDVVSSGINEVREAWESQRKSFTSEFFEADPCTDNLETLLQEKDIQADLVCCLQHLQLRFETEDKARRLLSNVSFLLKPGGYFFGITPDSSTIWAKYQKNVEAYHNRSSSMKPNIVPNCIRSENYMITFEIEEEKFPLFGKKYQLKFSSDVAAETHCLVHFPSLIRLAREAGLEYVEIQNLTEFYDDNKSLFAGMMMNAGPNLLDPRGRLLPRSYDVLGLYTTFIFQKPDPDVVPPLATPLLPDSSYDNDESQWEGAGWGEDEMNGQAEQPPPPPPSAPAPAPTPAPPPPPHGLGKISEQKGILGPGPAELRFSEAL, encoded by the exons ATGAGTGGGTATCCAGTACCAGTACCAGTACCAGTACCCAGAGCCGAGTCGATTCACCATAAACTCTACGAGTTCGCTAAAACCGCCCTCATCAAAATCTTTGTCCATCCATATGCCACC gtCTGCGACTTGTATTGCGGCGGCGGAGCTGATGCAGAGAAATGGGATGGAGCTCAAATCAGTCATTATGTTGGAATTG ATGTTGTGTCATCTGGGATAAATGAAGTGAGGGAAGCATGGGAGAGTCAGCGCAAAAGCTTCACTTCTGAGTTCTTTGAGGCTGATCCTTGCACC GATAATTTGGAAACCCTGTTGCAAGAGAAGGACATTCAGGCTGATCTTGTCTGTTGCTTGCAGCATTTGCAG TTAAGATTTGAAACTGAAGACAAAGCAAGGAGACTTCTAAGTAATGTGTCATTTTTGTTGAAACCAGGGGGTTATTTTTTCGGTATTACTCCTGACTCATCTACCATATG GGCAAAGTACCAGAAGAATGTTGAAGCATACCACAACAGAAGTAGCAGCATGAAGCCCAACATCGTTCCCAATTGCATTCGGTCTGAGAATTACATGATCACCTTTGAAATTGAGGAAGAGAA GTTTCCGTTGTTTGGAAAGAAATACCAGTTGAAATTCTCGAGTGATGTTGCTGCTGAGACCCATTGCTTGGTTCATTTTCCAAGTTTAATCAG GTTGGCTAGAGAAGCTGGTCTTGAATATGTGGAGATTCAAAACTTAACTGAATTTTACGATGATAACAA ATCACTGTTTGCAGGCATGATGATGAATGCTGGTCCAAATCTTCTTGATCCACGAGGGCGACTTCTTCCTCGATCTTACGATGTTTTAG GTCTCTATACaacatttatatttcaaaaaccTGATCCAGATGTTGTCCCCCCACTTGCAACCCCATTATTGCCAGACAGTAGTTATGACAATGATGAG AGCCAGTGGGAAGGGGCTGGGTGGGGAGAAGATGAGATGAATGGACAAGCAGAGCAgccacctccacctccaccaTCGGCTCCAGCTCCAGCTCCGACTCCGGCTCCACCACCTCCACCTCATGGACTAGGGAAGATAAGTGAGCAGAAGGGGATTTTGGGTCCTGGTCCAGCAGAGTTGCGTTTCTCTGAAGCACTTTGA